In the genome of Spea bombifrons isolate aSpeBom1 chromosome 11, aSpeBom1.2.pri, whole genome shotgun sequence, one region contains:
- the LOC128469488 gene encoding beta-microseminoprotein-like: MFSLQKIFLTFALVLSALVVLSSAACYSDNLTLNPKTRTKVCIMDGKIHSIGTKWKTPQCERCTCGPSGMHCCTDYMKPAGYDKAKCEAIFDQEKCTYNLVRKDDPSKKCNEAAIYIG, translated from the exons atgttttctttgcagAAGATATTTCTGACGTTTGCCCTTGTGCTTTCTGCCTTGGTGGTGCTGTCAAGTGCAGCCTGTTATTCTGACAATTTAACACTTAATCCTAAAACAAGAACTAAAG TCTGTATTATGGATGGAAAGATACATTCCATAGGAACAAAATGGAAGACTCCACAATGTGAACGGTGCACCTGTGGACCAAGTGGAATGCATTGCTGTACTGA TTATATGAAACCTGCTGGCTATGATAAGGCGAAATGTGAAGCTATTTTTGATCAGGAAAAATGTACTTACAATTTGGTGAGGAAAGATGACCCTTCAAAAAAATGCAATGAGGCCGCAATATACATTGGTTAA